DNA sequence from the Anaeromicrobium sediminis genome:
ACTTGCAAGAGAAGGAGAAAACACACAAGCAGATTTATTAATCACAGCAGATGCAGGAAGATTACATAGAGCTAAGTCAAAAGAGTTATTACAATCTGTATCTAGCGAAACATTATCTAAGAATGTACCTGAAAACTTAAGAGATGTGGATAGTAATTGGTTTGGATTAACAGTTAGAGGAAGAGTATTAGTTTATTCAAAAGATAGAGTAGACCCTTCAGATTTATCAACTTATGAAGATTTAGTAAATCCAAAATGGAATGGAAAAATATTAGTAAGATCATCATCAAACATATATAATCAATCCCTATTAGCATCATTAATAGAAATAAAGGGAGAAGAAGAAGCAAAGAAGTGGGCTAAAGGTGTAGTAGAAAACATGGCTAGAGAGCCAAAGGGTAATGATAGAGCTCAAGCTACTGCTGTAGTGGCTGGAGAAGGTGACATAGCTATAATGAACACTTATTATGTAGGAAAAATGCTAAATTCATCTAACCCTGAAGAAGTAAAAGTAGCTGAAAATGTAGGAGTATTTTTCCCAAATCAAGATAGTGAAGGAACCCACATAAATGTTAGTGGAGTTGGAATGACAAAGCACTCTAAAAATATGGAAAATGGAATAAAACTTATGGAGTTCTTAAGTAGTGAGAAAGCTCAAAAGCAATTTGCAGAAACTAACTACGAGTATCCAGTAAATTCAAATGTAGAGCCTTCAGAATTATTAAAATCTTGGGGTAAGTTTAAGGCACAAAATATTAACTTATCTAGACTAGGAGAATTAAATAGCCAAGCAGTGAAGATATTCAATGAAGTTGGTTGGAAATAATATAGGAAACAGCCTTTTTAAGGCTGTTTTTTAACTTGTATAAAATGTAGATAAGCTATATTTATGTGAACCTATTTCAGTTCAATAAATTAAAAATTCTTTCGAGTGAAGTCACTATGACTCTATAAAGTGTGAATCTTATATGGAAGGTAGAAGATTCATAATTGTTTACAGCATAGGATATTGTCATGTTCCACACTCTCAAGAATTTTTAATTTATTGCACTTCATAGGTATCCAGCGTTTATGAATTTAAAGGTAGTTTATCTATATATAATAGTGACTAGGAGGTGGAGACAGTTGAATAAGATGAGATGGTTAAAAATGAATTTGAATTTGTGGTCTGTATTGAGTACTGTATTTGTGTTATTAATCATA
Encoded proteins:
- a CDS encoding Fe(3+) ABC transporter substrate-binding protein, translated to MKKLFLVLSLSMMLILGLVGCSSNEEAAVSNEEVKEEVKAEQVVNLYTDRHYDTDQELFDLFTKETGIKVNVVKAKGDELIERLAREGENTQADLLITADAGRLHRAKSKELLQSVSSETLSKNVPENLRDVDSNWFGLTVRGRVLVYSKDRVDPSDLSTYEDLVNPKWNGKILVRSSSNIYNQSLLASLIEIKGEEEAKKWAKGVVENMAREPKGNDRAQATAVVAGEGDIAIMNTYYVGKMLNSSNPEEVKVAENVGVFFPNQDSEGTHINVSGVGMTKHSKNMENGIKLMEFLSSEKAQKQFAETNYEYPVNSNVEPSELLKSWGKFKAQNINLSRLGELNSQAVKIFNEVGWK